DNA sequence from the Candidatus Kaistella beijingensis genome:
CGCTGCCTGATCTTTCTCCGAAAGTACAGGATACTTCAAATCCATTCTTTCCAAAGCATCAATAATAATCTGAATTGCGGCAACTCTTGCAAACCATTTGTCATCCGCAGGAATTACAAACCAGGGTGCATGATTTTTTGAGGTTTCGTTGATGGCTTCTTCGTACGCTTTCATGTATTTGTCCCACAATGCACGTTCAGGTAAGTCGCCCAAAGAAAATTTCCAGTTTTTATCCTGCTCGTCAATTCGGTCGAGGAATCTTTTTTTCTGCTCCTTTTTAGAAACATTTAGGAATATTTTTACGATTGTGGTTCCGTTTTCCGCCAAATGTTTTTCAAAATTTCTAATGCTTTCATAACGGTTCTCCCAAAATTTGTCATCAAAATCTGAAACCGACTTCCAAACTTTCTCACTCAGATTATATTCAGGATGAACTTTGCAGACCAAGACACTTTCATAATGACTTCGGTTGAAAATTCCGATTTTGCCTTTTTCAGGAAGTGCGATATAATGACGCCATAAAAAATCGTGGGAATATTCTTTTGAACTCGGTGCTTTAAAACTCGTCACTTCACATCCTTGCGGATTTTACGCCACCGAAAACATGCTCAATCAAAGAATCTTTTCCAGCCGCATCCATCGCCTGAATGACAATTAATAAAGACTTGCTTCCATCTGCATAGAGTTTTTCCTGAAGCTCACGAAGTTTTACTTTTTCTTCCTCAAGAATTTTTTTGCCGTCATCTTTGGAAAGGTTCCCTTTGTATTCTGTATCTGCATCAGAAATTGAAAACTTGTTATTCACTATGTAATTGTCGCTGAAATCTAAATCCATAATTTAATTTTTATTAAAAATAAAAAAAATCACTCCAATAACGAAGTGATTTTGTATTTTATTTTTTAATCTTGAGAATTATAGAGCTGCTGCCTTTTTTGCCTCTCTCTTAACTGCCTTTTTTGCTTTAGCTGCTTTTGCAGCTTCTTCTACTGCTGCAGTTTTTGAAACGGCAACATCACTCTTTAGTTCTGCAGCTTGAGCTTGTCCCGGTGCTTCTACAGTTCCTTTAATGTTAATTGCAGCGGTAACATTTGCAGGGTCATTAGAGTAAACTTGGATCAATTTTTGGAAAGGACCAACGATTGTCGTATTGTATCCCACTTTAATTTGAGAAGTTTTTCCCGGCATAATCGGGTCTTGGCTCCACTCGGGAGTTGTACAACCGCAAGAAGCCTGAACCTTAGAAATAATAAGAGGTTTGTCACCGGTATTTTTCACAGTGAAAAAT
Encoded proteins:
- a CDS encoding DUF1573 domain-containing protein, with protein sequence MKKIFAGLFLTASFALASAQTISFDKTTIDYGTVKNGADGHRFFTVKNTGDKPLIISKVQASCGCTTPEWSQDPIMPGKTSQIKVGYNTTIVGPFQKLIQVYSNDPANVTAAINIKGTVEAPGQAQAAELKSDVAVSKTAAVEEAAKAAKAKKAVKREAKKAAAL